One Brassica napus cultivar Da-Ae chromosome A5, Da-Ae, whole genome shotgun sequence DNA window includes the following coding sequences:
- the LOC106406041 gene encoding palmitoyl-monogalactosyldiacylglycerol delta-7 desaturase, chloroplastic, which yields MASLLTSPLTKPKPFFLSSPPRPLTAPPPLHLAGISLTHNQKLAPFKLPSLVSSAFKKRDVAASAAAASGTGDDYRRIMLSDVMVKKKTDKAVWWEREWTSMDFGAVAVVVSMHLLSLLAPFQFNWRAVSVAFVLYIVTGLLGITLSFHRNLTHRSFKLPKWLEYLFAYCGAQALQGHPIDWVSTHRYHHQFCDSDKDPHSPLEGFWFSHMNWMFDTNTITQRVGEPNNVGDLEKQPFYQFLKDTYIWHPVALAAALYAMGGFPFIVWGMGVRIVWVYHITWLVNSACHVWGNQAWNTGDLSKNNWWVAALAFGEGWHNNHHAFEFSARHGLEWWQFDMTWYVVRFLQAIGLATEVKLPSEAQKQRMALTSDSS from the exons ATGGCGTCTCTTCTTACCTCTCCCTTAACAAAGCCCAAACCTTTCTTCCTCTCTTCCCCTCCACGACCTCTAACCGCACCGCCGCCGTTGCATCTCGCCGGAATCTCACTCACCCACAACCAAAAGCTCGCTCCTTTCAAGCTCCCGAGTCTCGTCTCCTCCGCGTTTAAGAAGAGAGATGTCGCCGCATCTGCTGCAGCTGCCTCGGGGACGGGAGATGATTACAGAAGGATAATGCTTTCGGAtgtgatggtgaagaagaagacggaCAAAGCGGTTTGGTGGGAGAGAGAGTGGACTTCGATGGATTTTGGCGCTGTTGCTGTGGTTGTCTCGATGCATTTGCTTAGCCTCTTGGCTCCGTTTCAGTTTAACTGGAGAGCTGTTTCGGTTGCTTTTGTGCTTTATATCGTGACGGGTCTTCTGGGGATTACTCTGTCGTTTCATAGGAATCTTACTCATAGAAGCTTCAAGCTTCCTAAGTGGCTTGAGTACTTGTTTGCTTATTGTGGAGCTCAGGCTCTCCAG GGGCATCCGATTGATTGGGTGAGTACGCATAGGTACCATCATCAGTTCTGTGATTCGGATAAAGATCCTCATAGCCCACTTGAAGGGTTTTGGTTTAGTCACATGAATTGGATGTTTGATACCAATACTATCACGCAAAGG gtTGGAGAGCCTAATAATGTTGGGGACTTGGAGAAGCAGCCGTTCTATCAGTTCCTTAAAGACACCTACATTTGGCATCCGGTGGCTCTAGCGGCTGCTCTATACGCAATGGGTGGCTTCCCCTTCATCGTTTGGGGAATG GGTGTAAGAATAGTATGGGTATATCATATAACTTGGCTAGTGAACTCAGCTTGTCACGTTTGGGGAAACCAAGCTTGGAACACTGGAGACTTGTCTAAAAACAACTG gtGGGTAGCAGCTCTAGCTTTTGGAGAAGGATGGCACAACAATCACCATGCTTTCGAGTTCTCTGCTCGACATGGCCTTGAATGGTGGCAATTTGATATGACTTGGTACGTCGTTAGGTTCCTCCAAGCTATTGGCTTAGCAACCGAGGTTAAGCTCCCATCAGAAGCTCAGAAACAACGAATGGCACTTACCAGTGATTCATCGTAA
- the LOC125609035 gene encoding protein POST-ILLUMINATION CHLOROPHYLL FLUORESCENCE INCREASE, chloroplastic yields MAAAANTAVFVSPSQPLSSKRSFLYSSTVSPIQRRFPRRKLELQVKAVATTLAPLEEIKEYKLPSWAMFEMGTAPVFWKTMNGLPPTAGEKLKLFYNPAATKLTPNEDYGVAFNGGFNQPIMCGGEPRAMLKKDRGKADSPIYTMQICIPKHAVNLIFSFTNGVDWDGPYRLQFQVPKRWQNKPIEFFNEGLAKELSQDGACERAIFPDSNIVATRCTMIANLTVEGGDRCNLDLVPGCMDTNSEHFNPLANVDDGSCPLELSDSDE; encoded by the exons ATGGCTGCAGCTGCTAACACCGCCGTTTTTGTATCTCCTTCTCAGCCTTTATCCTCTAAACGCAGTTTTT TGTACAGTTCAACGGTTAGTCCAATACAGAGGAGATTTCCAAGGAGGAAACTTGAGCTGCAAGTAAAAGCTGTTGCCACCACTCTTGCACCCCTCGAAGAGATCAAAGA ATATAAGCTTCCTTCATGGGCAATGTTCGAGATGGGGACAGCTCCTGTGTTCTGGAAAACCATGAACGGTCTTCCTCCAACCGCA GGTGAAAAGTTGAAACTGTTCTACAATCCAGCTGCAACCAAACTCACTCCTAACGAGGACTATGGGGTTGCTTTCAACG GAGGATTTAACCAACCAATCATGTGTGGTGGAGAACCAAGAGCAATGCTTAAGAAAGACCGAGGCAAAGCCGATTCTCCCATTTACACTATGCAGATTTGCATTCCTAAGCACG CTGTGAATTTGATATTCTCGTTCACCAATGGTGTCGATTGGGATGGTCCATACAGACTTCAGTTCCAAGTCCCCAAGCGATGGCAAAACAAACCTATTGAGTTCTTCAATGAG GGTCTAGCTAAAGAGTTGAGCCAAGATGGAGCCTGTGAGAGAGCAATATTTCCTGACTCGAACATAGTTGCGACACGGTGTACAATGATTGCCAACTTAACGGTCGAAGGA GGAGATAGATGCAATCTGGACCTTGTTCCTGGGTGCATGGATACAAATTCAGAACATTTCAACCCATTGGCTAATGTTGATGATGGCTCTTGCCCCCTAGAGTTATCTGATTCTGATGAATAG
- the LOC125609034 gene encoding phosphatidylcholine:diacylglycerol cholinephosphotransferase 1-like — protein MSTETGVPLRRRSTSLNGYHSNDVSFDGTVPLMEHNIVKKTDDGYANGGGKASFMTWMARDAIYVARVHWIPCVFAVGVLFFMGVEYTLQMIPARSEPFDIGFVVTRSLNRVLANSPGLNTVLAALNTVFVGMQTTYIVWTWLMEGRPRATISACFMFTCRGILGYSTQLPLPQEFLGSGVDFPVGNVSFFLFYSGHVAGSMIASLDMRRMQRLRLAMLFDILNVLQSIRLLGTRGHYTIDLAVGVGAGILFDSLAGKYEEMMSKRHNLGNGFSLISKDSLDN, from the exons ATGTCAACTGAAACTGGCGTCCCTCTCCGTCGCAGATCTACCTCTCTTAACGGATACCACTCTAACGACGTCTCCTTTGACGGAACCGTCCCATTAATGGAACACAACATTGTTAAGAAAACAGACGACGGCTACGCCAATGGAGGAGGAAAGGCGTCGTTTATGACATGGATGGCGCGTGACGCTATCTACGTGGCGAGAGTCCATTGGATACCGTGTGTGTTCGCGGTTGGAGTTCTCTTCTTCATGGGCGTCGAGTATACGCTTCAGATGATTCCCGCGAGGTCTGAGCCGTTCGATATTGGGTTTGTGGTCACGCGCTCTCTGAACCGCGTCTTGGCAAATTCACCGGGTCTTAACACCGTTTTAGCCGCACTAAACACG GTGTTCGTAGGGATGCAAACTACGTATATTGTATGGACATGGTTGATGGAAGGAAGACCACGAGCCACCATCTCGGCTTGCTTCATGTTTACTTGTCGCGGTATCCTTGGTTACTCTACTCAGCTCCCTCTCCCTCAG GAGTTTTTAGGATCAGGAGTCGATTTTCCTGTGGGAAACGTCTCATTCTTCCTTTTCTACTCGGGTCACGTCGCCGGTTCGATGATAGCATCCTTAGACATGAGGAGAATGCAGAGGTTGAGACTAGCAATGCTTTTTGACATCCTCAATGTATTACAATCGATACGGCTGCTCGGGACGAGAGGACATTACACCATCGATCTTGCGGTCGGAGTTGGCGCTGGGATTCTCTTTGACTCGTTGGCCGGGAAGTACGAAGAGATGATGAGCAAAAGACACAATTTAGGCAATGGTTTTAGTTTGATTTCTAAAGACTCGCTagacaattaa
- the LOC106452242 gene encoding protein LURP-one-related 12 encodes MELVEEKKAPKEEKKMGERRVVVDKAYLYDEDKPLTVCKTSLFHTGDGFTAYDCNGDIIFRVDSYGRDNDEFVLMDATGKCLLTVKSKRPTLHQRWEGFLGERSDGQKPIFSVRRSSIIGRCTMEVEVYDESGKEYTIDGDFSLRSCLIYDTEKRTVAEIKRKVDMSTNVMLGRDVFTLEIKPGFDGAFAMGLVLVLDQINGDDPVEIGDEQVHPFVED; translated from the exons atggaattagttgaagagaagaaggctccaaaagaagaaaagaagatgggAGAAAGAAGAGTTGTGGTGGACAAAGCTTATCTATACGATGAAGACAAACCACTTACCGTCTGCAAAACATCTCTCTTCCACACCGGCGATGGTTTCACCGCCTACGACTGTAACGGCGATATCATCTTTAGGGTCGATTCCTACGGTAGAGATAACGACGAGTTTGTCCTCATGGACGCCACCGGAAAGTGTCTCCTCACCGTTAAAAGCAAG AGACCTACTCTGCATCAGAGGTGGGAAGGTTTTCTCGGGGAGAGATCGGACGGTCAGAAACCGATCTTCAGCGTTCGGAGATCGTCGATAATCGGACGGTGCACGATGGAAGTAGAAGTATACGACGAAAGCGGAAAAGAGTACACCATAGACGGCGACTTCTCCTTGCGAAGCTGTCTCATATACGACACGGAGAAGCGAACCGTGGCAGAGATCAAACGCAAAGTGGACATGTCAACGAACGTGATGCTTGGACGAGATGTGTTCACTCTCGAGATCAAACCCGGTTTCGACGGCGCTTTCGCGATGGGTTTGGTCCTCGTGCTTGACCAGATCAACGGTGATGATCCCGTTGAGATTGGTGATGAGCAAGTACACCCTTTTGTCGAGGATTAg
- the LOC125609036 gene encoding glucan endo-1,3-beta-glucosidase 14-like, translated as MKHSCMVCSSLFPSLFFVSSIFSSQRAVAFIGTYGVNYGRIADNLPSPLAVVTFLKAAKIRNIRIYDADHSVLTAFRNTGIEIIVGLGNEFLKDISVGEDRAMNWVKENVEPFIRSGTIISGIAVGNEILGGTTVELWEVLLPAAKNVYSALRRLGLPTRVEVSSPHSEAVFANSYPPSACTFRDDVVPFMKPLLAFFWQIGSPFYINAYPFLAYKSDPSHIDLNYALFEHSDGIYDAKTKLRYDNMFDAMVDASYAALEKAGFPKVPVIVSDTGWASKGDADEAGATVKNARTYNRNLRKRLNKRKGTPHRPDMVARAYVFALFNENLKPGSTSERNFGLFKPDGSIAYDIGFTGLKYSSATRSRFGTSLNALVSACVFMFLVLHRLLPL; from the exons ATGAAACATTCATGTATGGTTTGCTCTTCTTTATTTCCCTCGCTTTTCTTTGTCtcctctatcttctcttcacaAAGGGCCGTAGCATTCATCGGAACATACGGTGTAAACTACGGTCGCATAGCGGACAATCTCCCGTCTCCTCTAGCAGTAGTAACTTTCCTTAAAGCAGCAAAGATCAGAAACATACGTATCTACGACGCTGATCACTCCGTCCTCACAGCATTTCGTAACACAGGGATCGAGATCATTGTTGGCTTAGGCAATGAGTTTCTCAAGGACATTAGTGTTGGAGAAGACCGAGCAATGAATTGGGTTAAAGAAAACGTCGAGCCTTTCATACGTAGCGGTACTATAATTAGCGGTATAGCTGTGGGAAACGAGATTTTAGGTGGCACCACTGTAGAGCTTTGGGAAGTTCTCTTACCTGCGGCCAAGAATGTTTACTCCGCTCTTCGTCGTCTTGGACTTCCCACTAGGGTCGAG GTGTCGAGTCCACACTCGGAGGCTGTGTTTGCGAACTCGTATCCACCGTCGGCTTGCACGTTTAGGGATGATGTGGTGCCGTTTATGAAGCCGTTGTTAGCGTTTTTCTGGCAGATAGGGTCACCGTTCTACATTAACGCATACCCTTTTCTAGCTTATAAATCGGATCCGAGCCATATTGACCTCAACTACGCCCTCTTCGAGCACAGCGATGGCATCTATGACGCCAAAACTAAGCTTCGTTACGATAACATGTTCGATGCTATGGTTGATGCTTCTTATGCTGCTCTCGAGAAAGCTGGCTTCCCAAAAGTGCCG GTCATTGTTTCAGACACCGGATGGGCATCAAAAGGGGACGCAGATGAAGCCGGAGCAACGGTGAAGAACGCGAGAACATATAATCGGAATCTTAGAAAACGGCTGAATAAGCGAAAAGGCACGCCGCACAGACCAGACATGGTGGCGAGAGCTTACGTGTTTGCTCTATTCAACGAGAATCTGAAACCGGGTTCCACTTCCGAGAGAAACTTCGGCCTTTTTAAACCTGATGGTAGTATTGCCTACGACATTGGTTTCACCGGACTCAAGTACTCTTCTGCCACACGGTCTCGATTTGGTACGTCCTTGAACGCTCTTGTTTCGGCATGTGTTTTCATGTTTCTAGTTCTTCACCGTTTGTTACCCTTGTAG
- the LOC125609037 gene encoding methyl-CpG-binding domain-containing protein 11-like, with translation MEEIVFPNKVKKTEIVFVSPTGEEISNRKQLEQYLKSHPGIPGSAKFDWTTSGTPRRRSARISEKTKSTPSPDKEPPKKRGRTKSSGSKKDTDEGDKPKGGVENSNVQEEDSEMTHPKEKGNVTVKDSFGEIEKADDMVSEEKDKMS, from the exons ATGGAAGAAATTG TTTTCCCCAACAAAGTGAAGAAAACAGAGATTGTGTTTGTTTCTCCAACGGGCGAAGAGATCAGTAACAGAAAGCAGCTGGAGCAGTACCTCAAGTCCCACCCTGGAATCCCTGGGAGCGCAAAGTTTGATTGGACCACTAGTGGGACACCTAGGAGGAGATCTGCAAGGATCAGTGAGAAGACTAAGTCAACTCCCTCACCAGATAAAGAGCCACCCAAGAAACGAGGTCGGACTAAATCTTCAGGGTCAAAGAAAGATACAGATGAAGGTGATAAACCAAAGGGAGGGGTGGAAAACTCTAATGTGCAAGAAGAAGATTCTGAAATGACTCATCCAAAGGAGAAGGGGAATGTAACTGTTAAGGATAGCTTTGGTGAAATTGAGAAGGCAGACGACATGGTGTCAGAGGAGAAAGACAAAATGTCATGA
- the LOC125609038 gene encoding uncharacterized protein LOC125609038 yields MATALFNTTRSSNLYHHHSVLPPFSQRFHLHRQNFFFLATPRCLRRLAVVGGPPSPPSPDPPPPENTTQLEGVVGAVTRVEDRVKIFLAVLIWMSLFFWVTVVDGMGKGKGKKGSRFK; encoded by the exons ATGGCGACAGCTTTGTTCAACACGACCAGAAGCTCTAACCTCTACCACCACCACTCAGTTCTCCCTCCGTTCTCCCAACGGTTTCACCTCCACCGTCAAAATTTCTTCTTTCTAGCGACTCCTCGCTGCTTACGCCGTCTCGCCGTCGTTGGTGGCCCTCCATCTCCTCCGAGTCCTGATCCGCCTCCGCCTGAGAACACCACTCAGCTCGAAG GTGTTGTGGGAGCTGTGACAAGGGTTGAAGACCGCGTAAAGATCTTCCTGGCAGTACTGATTTGGATGTCTCTCTTCTTCTGGGTTACAGTGGTCGATGGGATGGGTAAAGGAAAAGGGAAGAAGGGTTCTCGTTTCAAATAA
- the LOC106403029 gene encoding uncharacterized protein LOC106403029, whose amino-acid sequence MSSMLGCSSGTVAIATAMVFSSTALFLAMARQFHGKIHDQTPPPILRSCLSSEETKKQRKKKRVRFAGNVKDTKGNGKEYRKRELSRRTVPEPVTKPGKTGSVCGISTMPANRMALYHGILRDRDHRTQCSY is encoded by the exons ATGTCTTCCATGTTGGGTTGTTCTAGTGGCACCGTAGCGATCGCAACCGCCATGGTTTTCTCAAGCACTGCTCTGTTTCTCGCGATGGCTCGACAGTTCCATGGGAAGATTCATGATCAAACTCCACCACCGATACTCCGTTCATGTCTATCTTCAG AGGAAACGAagaagcagaggaagaagaagagagttcgCTTCGCGGGGAATGTGAAAGATACGAAAGGGAACGGGAAAGAGTACCGGAAGAGGGAATTGAGCAGGAGAACCGTACCGGAGCCAGTGACTAAACCGGGGAAGACCGGTTCAGTTTGTGGAATATCAACGATGCCAGCGAACCGGATGGCTCTGTATCATGGGATTCTCAGAGACAGAGATCACAGGACTCAATGCTCTTATTGA
- the LOC106405744 gene encoding phospholipase D alpha 1, protein MAQHLLHGTLHATIYEVDDLHTGGLRSGFFGKILANVEETIGVGKGETQLYATIDLQRARVGRTRKIKDEAKNPKWYESFHIYCAHLASDIIFTVKDDNPIGATLIGRAYVPVDQILHGEEVDQWVEILDNDRNPIPGGSKIHVKLQYFGVEADRNWNQGIKSAKFPGVPYTFFSQRQGCKVSLYQDAHIPDNFVPRIPLAGGKNYEPQRCWEDIFDAISNAQHMIYITGWSVYTEIALVRDSRRPKPGGDMTVGELLKKKASEGVRVLLLVWDDRTSVDVLKKDGLMATHDEETENFFRGSDVHCILCPRNPDDGGSIVQNLQVSAMFTHHQKIVVVDSEMPSQGGSQMRRIVSFVGGIDLCDGRYDTPFHSLFRTLDTVHHDDFHQPNFTGAAITKGGPREPWHDIHSRLEGPIAWDVLYNFEQRWSKQGGKDILVKLRELSDIIITPSPVMFQEDHDVWNVQLFRSIDGGAAAGFPESPEAAAEAGLVSGKDNIIDRSIQDAYIHAIRRAKDFIYIENQYFLGSSFAWAADGITPEDINALHLIPKELSLKIVSKIEKGEKFRVYVVVPMWPEGLPESASVQAILDWQRRTMQMMYKDIVQALRAQGLEEDPRNYLTFFCLGNREVKKEGEYEPAERPDADSSYMRAQEARRFMIYVHTKMMIVDDEYIIIGSANINQRSMDGARDSEIAMGGYQPHQLSHRQPARGQIHGFRMSLWYEHLGMLDETFLDPSSVECIEKVNRISDKYWDLYSSESLEHDLPGHLLRYPVDVDAEGDVTEFPGFEFFPDTKARILGTKSDYLPPILTT, encoded by the exons ATGGCGCAGCATCTGTTGCATGGGACTTTGCACGCTACGATCTATGAAGTTGATGACCTCCACACTGGTGGACTCAGGTCCGGCTTCTTCGGCAAG attctgGCAAATGTAGAAGAGACCATTGGTGTTGGCAAAGGAGAAACACAGCTATACGCAACGATCGATCTCCAAAGAGCCAGAGTTGGTCGAACAAGAAAGATCAAGGACGAAGCCAAGAACCCAAAATGGTACGAGTCCTTCCACATCTACTGCGCCCACTTGGCCTCCGACATCATCTTCACCGTCAAGGACGACAACCCCATAGGCGCCACCCTCATCGGTAGAGCCTACGTCCCCGTCGACCAAATCCTCCACGGCGAGGAAGTCGACCAGTGGGTTGAGATATTAGACAACGACAGAAACCCCATCCCCGGAGGGTCCAAGATCCACGTGAAGCTCCAGTACTTCGGCGTCGAGGCGGATCGTAACTGGAACCAAGGCATCAAGAGCGCTAAGTTCCCTGGAGTGCCTTACACGTTCTTCTCCCAGAGGCAGGGGTGCAAAGTCTCTCTCTACCAAGACGCTCACATTCCTGATAACTTCGTCCCGAGGATCCCTCTCGCTGGAGGGAAGAACTACGAGCCTCAGAGGTGCTGGGAGGATATTTTCGACGCGATAAGCAACGCGCAGCACATGATCTACATCACTGGATGGTCTGTGTATACTGAGATTGCCTTGGTTAGAGACTCCAGGAGGCCAAAGCCTGGAGGTGACATGACGGTTGGCGAGCTTCTTAAAAAGAAGGCTAGCGAAGGTGTTAGGGTTCTTCTCCTTGTGTGGGACGATAGAACATCCGTCGATGTGTTGAAGAAAGACGGTCTCATGGCTACTCATGATGAAGAAACGGAGAACTTCTTCAGAGGAAGCGACGTTCATTGTATTCTCTGTCCTCGTAACCCTGATGACGGTGGCAGCATAGTGCAGAACTTGCAGGTCTCAGCCATGTTCACGCACCATCAGAAGATCGTTGTTGTGGACAGCGAGATGCCGAGCCAAGGAGGTTCGCAGATGAGGAGGATCGTTAGTTTTGTCGGTGGGATTGATCTATGTGATGGACGTTACGACACTCCATTCCACTCCTTGTTCAGGACGTTGGACACGGTCCACCATGATGACTTCCACCAGCCTAACTTCACCGGCGCCGCCATCACCAAAGGCGGGCCGAGGGAGCCTTGGCACGACATCCACTCTCGCCTCGAAGGTCCCATTGCTTGGGATGTTTTGTACAACTTCGAGCAGAGGTGGAGCAAGCAAGGTGGTAAAGACATTTTGGTGAAGCTGAGGGAGCTTagtgatatcatcatcacaccTTCTCCAGTTATGTTCCAAGAGGATCACGACGTGTGGAACGTGCAGCTGTTTAGATCCATCGACGGTGGAGCTGCTGCTGGGTTCCCCGAGTCGCCTGAAGCGGCTGCTGAAGCTGGTCTTGTGAGTGGTAAGGATAACATCATTGATAGAAGCATCCAAGATGCTTACATTCACGCTATCCGTCGCGCGAAAGACTTCATCTACATTGAGAATCAGTACTTCCTTGGAAGCTCCTTTGCTTGGGCAGCTGATGGTATCACTCCTGAGGACATCAACGCTCTTCACTTGATCCCAAAGGAGCTGTCCTTAAAGATCGTGAGCAAGATTGAGAAAGGAGAGAAGTTTAGAGTGTATGTTGTGGTGCCGATGTGGCCAGAAGGTCTTCCGGAGAGTGCATCAGTGCAAGCTATATTGGATTGGCAGAGGAGGACCATGCAGATGATGTATAAGGATATTGTTCAGGCTCTGAGGGCCCAGGGCTTAGAGGAAGATCCTAGAAACTATCTGACGTTCTTCTGTCTTGGAAACCGTGAGGTTAAGAAAGAGGGAGAGTATGAGCCTGCAGAGAGACCAGACGCTGACTCGAGCTATATGAGGGCACAAGAAGCACGTCGCTTCATGATCTACGTCCACACCAAAATGATGATTG TTGACGATGAATATATTATCATTGGATCTGCTAACATCAACCAGAGGTCGATGGATGGTGCAAGGGACTCTGAGATAGCAATGGGAGGCTACCAACCACATCAATTGTCGCATAGACAACCAGCTCGTGGACAGATCCATGGGTTCCGCATGTCACTCTGGTACGAACACCTAGGAATGCTCGATGAGACCTTCCTCGATCCATCAAGCGTGGAATGCATTGAGAAAGTTAACCGCATTTCTGACAAGTATTGGGACTTATACTCGAGCGAGTCACTCGAACATGACCTTCCCGGTCACTTGCTACGCTACCCTGTTGATGTAGACGCTGAAGGTGACGTCACTGAGTTTCCCGGATTTGAGTTCTTCCCTGACACAAAGGCTCGTATCCTTGGAACCAAATCTGACTACTTGCCTCCAATCCTTACAACCTAG